The following coding sequences lie in one Halanaerobium saccharolyticum subsp. saccharolyticum DSM 6643 genomic window:
- a CDS encoding sugar ABC transporter permease, giving the protein MANSNSSNLAKEEQKLALKLLIPAFLILIIIALYPLGQVFYTSFTDKEFASTKETSFVGLDNYKALLSVTVKELEPIIDEGTGEQAVDDESGEKLFQRPIRVLPRDPYLYRPSFEFSVFGNKYVVGARTPDFIRSVWNYFNFHTIFSVF; this is encoded by the coding sequence TCTGGCAAAAGAAGAACAAAAATTAGCGCTTAAATTGTTAATACCAGCATTTTTAATTTTAATTATAATTGCTTTATATCCTCTGGGGCAGGTTTTTTATACAAGTTTTACTGATAAAGAATTTGCTTCAACTAAAGAAACTAGTTTTGTTGGTTTAGATAATTATAAAGCATTGCTATCAGTTACTGTTAAAGAATTAGAACCTATAATTGATGAAGGAACAGGTGAACAAGCAGTTGACGATGAAAGTGGAGAAAAATTATTTCAAAGACCAATAAGAGTTTTACCAAGAGATCCTTATTTATATCGACCATCATTTGAGTTTAGTGTTTTTGGAAATAAGTATGTGGTTGGTGCTCGAACTCCAGATTTTATTAGATCTGTCTGGAATTACTTTAATTTTCACACTATTTTCAGTGTTTTTTGA